The region GGAAATACCGCCACTCTCTTCCACCTTCATTTTGATAGCATCACTCAAGGACGCAGCCGTGCTGATGACCCAGGCAGCTACACAGGCTACAATTGCAAACCTCTGCCTCCTTACTGAGTAGCTCGGCATGTTGTGCAGCACCACTATTGTGAACCGATCCACAGTCATGGCAGTCAGTAGAATGATGCTGCTGTACAAACCAACAATGTAAGCCGCAGTCATCAGCTTACAGGTAAACTCACCAAAGATCCAGTGGTGCAGCTGATGGACGGCCCAGAATGGGAGCGTGACAGTGAAGATCAAATCAGAGCAGGCCAGGTTCAGGACGAATAGATTAGTAACATTTCTCAGGTTCTCTTGCGTGACGAGaacaagaaggagaagacaGTTGCCTGTGACACTGAAGATGAAGATCAAAATTTGGGAGACGCCACTGATTGTTTCAAAGTTAAACATCTCATCACAAGGATACACCACATCATCGGTGGTTTCCACAAGTCCACCGCTCACTGTTGAGTAGGACTCCATTGTAGTTTCTTCTGGGAAACATGgcataaaatagaaaattggCAAATTGTAATTAAGAAAAGTAGATGTCTACAACCGTACAAAATTcatgattttaaaaagcaattactgtattgaaatgaataattccttatattgatgaataaacatttaatatggAGAACAAATATGTACTAGGTAGGTAATCCCAAAATATACAGAGCCATTAGAGTCAATTTTAGGATACTTACCCTGAATGATGGTGGTCATGTCTTGTGCTGTTTTGGGCTGTGGAGGAAAAGTTGTCACATATAACAGCAAACTCAAGGTTCCTCTTTTGTTTCACGTTCAGTCAGTGATTCTGCACTTCAAGAGCAAGAATACACTTTGAATTCATGCAAACTGGTAGCCATAGGTGCTGCTGTTACAGCATTACCTAGAAACAGTAGTGTTACGCCCACTGACCTAACTCTGGCCTCTTTATTGAAAGAGAGTggactctctgtgtgtttcaggtttACCATGCCCCCCTTTCAGTGCCTAAAGCAACCACACCTCAATGTCATCAGGCCGTCAGTGGAGCTGCATATCAACCTCTGGATCCAGCTGCTGTCGTGATCAATGATACTGTGGAACCTGTGTTTATGTCATTACCCTCGATTTTGGCTGGTTAGTTGGTGGGGAGGTTTGTTAGTAACCGGTCTGGGTCCTTTTGGGGAAGCTGGGTAGGGGTTCTGTGCCATTTaagttgttgtttctgttttctcctgttttctagTCAGCTAGGGAGCTCAgtattgtgttttggtttgtttctgtaGGAAAGTTGTATTTCTCATTTTCTAGATTGTGTTggggttttgtttattattttggcctTAGAGACCCTGACGTCCATGCTGCCATTTAAGttgggtttatttctgttaatcagTTTGTgatcaataaatgttacttattGTGCTCAAGTCTTCCAGCTGCCTTTCATTTAGTGTCAACTTTTGTCAAGGGACTTTCAAAGAGTTATGTTACTGGCTTCGTACCCCTAGACCATTAAGTAGGCCATAACAAGTAGTTATGTAGTAATCTtacttgttaaatattttttgctttgGGAAGAATCCAATAGTTTATGAAAAAGGACTTTACAATAGGGGTGAAACACGTTTAGGATGCACTATGTTCGTGTTTACCTGCATGTAGTAGCAGCTTTTGACATATTTGATGGAGTCACTCCGCTTCATCTTTCTTAAAAGCCAATTTTGCAATAACCTCAAAATATCTCTGTGTTGTCTTTCATTACGCGccagttgttttatttctgatgcAATCTAGAAGAGAAATTCTCTCCCCCGcataattatctttattttcgtTTCTACCTGCTCTGTTACTGTTGTTGCAAGTAACTGTTGACTATGTTCCTTCCCCAAATAGTGACTGTCCAATCGTAGCTTAGCAACTGTTTCCAGGAAAGGCATGTCTGTCAAAGTTTGGATTGGATTTAGTTTGGATGCTGTCTTTTCTTGGTTCActcaaaagcaaaaacacaagaggaatACTGTAAGGGTGGATCAAATACTAGGTTTGGCTGCAACCATTAGCTTATCCTGCTAAAAAGCTTACCTACAGTGGGAACTTACCCAGTGCTATTTCCAAGATCAAGCAATAGCACATGATTAGCTTATTCAATTTGTTTGTGGGTCTACACTTTGAAGCTTAAAGATGGAGTGAGGGACATTTACATATAGGCCTATAACAACGTCGGTTACATTGAACCCCTTGTGAAACAAGTTCACATAATGCTGACTAAGCCTATCGCTGCCAGGGAAGCTATCTGTATGTCGCAGTAAAACAGAGTTGTGGTGTCTGTGGCGACTTAAAAGGGCAGgaagacatttaacatttttgcacaacTCTCTATGaagtaataaattaataaacaaatatccTGTATGTAATGCAGACCAATGTTGATGGAAGAGAGTAATGGGAAACCGAGGATATGGAAAAAAGTCTAAAGATACTGACTAGCTGTTACAtagcaataaaataatttgtattttgaatGTACAAAAACAGGGCAAAGcttaaatgaaaagacaaaagattTCTCCAACCCACAACGTGCTTGTAGAAGTGAAGGATTATGTCTTTGCTTTTGTTGAGCACTATTGATATTCCaaattcttgttttttcattccAAATTCTTAAGCTTTCTCAATTTCTACATTAATAATTTACCAAAGTGATTAATTACGTAAAATAATTATGCTGTTACATCAAAAGATTGAAGCATCAGCAAAACGTTGCCATGGGTATCGTTTTAATATTGGGCATGTATATAATATGATACTGCCAGACagttcactctctctgtcactttgACCAAGGAGAAGTACTTGCACAGCAGAATTTAAAATCCAGCCTCTCATGACATTTCAATGCAATAGGTGGaaaacagaagtgaaaaaaGACATATAGATTCCAGCTTCATTTTATTCAAGcatgttacagtaaaagcatATTTACACACCATCATACACACTGACATCCTTTACTAACAAGATTTCtcttttaacaaatataataatttacttggtacatttataaaatatatttacatacaaaaagACCCTCTCATATTTGTAAGGAAATGTGCAAACATAGGTGgggttaaataaatacaaactataTGATGTGAAAGCACTTTCAGGTTTCATTCATCTATTTGCTGTGTAGTTCAAACGTAACAGCAGAGGTTTTTTTGCCACAAAAGCTACGATCTGAGTGCTCTGGCCAGTTGCTCTTTCCCTTTTCTTATTCTTGGCTTTCTCACAGCATAACAAATCCAAAAGATGTCTTCGCGTCTTTTGTGAGTGCATATACAGCAGAGGGTTCATACAGCAGTGAGAATAAGCAAGCATGTGGCAAATAGAATAGGCAATCTCCAAGCGTTCCTGTGCATTGCAGTCTTTGGGTTCGTACAGAGTTCCGATGAAAAGCAAAATACTGTGAGGTCCCCAGCAGATGAAGAAGGCGGCGACAATACATAACACCAGCACTACAGTCCTGGACGTTTTTCTGTTTGAGGCCTGCAAAACTGTCTTGAGGATGGCAGAATAGCAGAAAACAATGATGGCCAatgggaggaagaagagcagtGACACCTGGAGATAATAGCCAAGCTTGACATCATGTTCATCAGAGAGATCCTCACAAAGGAAAGCACCGCCACTCTCTTCCACCTTCATTTTGATAGCATCACTCAAGGACGCAGCCGTGCTGATGACCCAGGCAGCTACACAGGCTACAATTGCAAACCTCTGCCTCCTTACTGAGTAGCTCGGCATGTTGTGCAGCACCACTATTGTGAACCGATCCACAGTCATGGCAGTCAGTAGAATGATGCTGCTGTACAAACCAACAATGTAAGCCGCAGTCATCAGCTTACAGGTAAACTCACCAAAGATCCAGTGGTGCAGCTGATGGACGGCCCAGAATGGGAGCGTGACAGTGAAGATCAAATCAGAGCAGGCCAGGTTCAGGACGAATAGATTAGTAACATTTCTCAGGTTCTCTTGCGTGACGAGaacaagaaggagaagacaGTTGCCTGTGACACTGAAGATGAAGATCAAAATTTGGGAGACACCACTGATTGTTTCAAAGTTAAACATCTCATCACAAGGATACACCACATCATCGGTGGTTTCC is a window of Anoplopoma fimbria isolate UVic2021 breed Golden Eagle Sablefish chromosome 3, Afim_UVic_2022, whole genome shotgun sequence DNA encoding:
- the LOC129089186 gene encoding chemokine XC receptor 1-like, yielding MTTIIQEETTLESYSTVSGGLVETTDDVVYPCDEMFNFETISGVSQILIFIFSVTGNCLLLLVLVTQENLRNVTNLFVLNLACSDLIFTVTLPFWAVHQLHHWIFGEFTCKLMTAAYIVGLYSSIILLTAMTVDRFTIVVLHNMPSYSVRRQRFAIVACVAAWVISTAASLSDAIKMKVEESGGAFLCEDLSDEHDVKLGYYLQVSLLFFLPLAIIVFCYSAILKTVLQASNRKTSRTVVLVLCIVAAFFICWGPHSILLFIGTLYEPKDCNAQERLEIAYSICHMLAYSHCCMNPLLYMHSQKTRRHLLDLLCCEKAKNKKRERATGQSTQIVAFVAKKPLLLRLNYTANR
- the LOC129089193 gene encoding chemokine XC receptor 1-like isoform X2, with protein sequence MTTIIQETTMESYSTVSGGLVETTDDVVYPCDEMFNFETISGVSQILIFIFSVTGNCLLLLVLVTQENLRNVTNLFVLNLACSDLIFTVTLPFWAVHQLHHWIFGEFTCKLMTAAYIVGLYSSIILLTAMTVDRFTIVVLHNMPSYSVRRQRFAIVACVAAWVISTAASLSDAIKMKVEESGGISFCEDLSDEHDVKLGYYLQVSLLFFLPLAIIVFCYSAILKTVLQASNRKRSRTVVLVLCIVAAFFICWGPHSILLFIGTLYEPKDCNAQERLEIAYSICQVLAYSHCCMNPLLYMHSQKMRRHLLDFLCCEKAKKKKRERATGQSTQIVAFVAENSAVTFELHSK
- the LOC129089193 gene encoding chemokine XC receptor 1-like isoform X1, producing the protein MTTIIQEETTMESYSTVSGGLVETTDDVVYPCDEMFNFETISGVSQILIFIFSVTGNCLLLLVLVTQENLRNVTNLFVLNLACSDLIFTVTLPFWAVHQLHHWIFGEFTCKLMTAAYIVGLYSSIILLTAMTVDRFTIVVLHNMPSYSVRRQRFAIVACVAAWVISTAASLSDAIKMKVEESGGISFCEDLSDEHDVKLGYYLQVSLLFFLPLAIIVFCYSAILKTVLQASNRKRSRTVVLVLCIVAAFFICWGPHSILLFIGTLYEPKDCNAQERLEIAYSICQVLAYSHCCMNPLLYMHSQKMRRHLLDFLCCEKAKKKKRERATGQSTQIVAFVAENSAVTFELHSK